One window of the Strix uralensis isolate ZFMK-TIS-50842 chromosome 3, bStrUra1, whole genome shotgun sequence genome contains the following:
- the LOC141941895 gene encoding TOG array regulator of axonemal microtubules protein 2-like, whose product MKKHMDHEVDGIAQVLLQRMGDSSKFIQKAADQSLDIMVKSVTAARAMTALMASGVQHCNVLVRRCAAKHLLTAVEQTGAEKLLSGARDRTELLVCTVVRFAQDCHPDTRSYGRKMLTVLMSHKNFDTYLKQSIPSRDLIDVMARLKQKGGEDHKCDLPSVKAPRKSRKGTTPPLGLSMW is encoded by the exons ATGAAGAAGCACATGGACCATGAGGTGGATGGGATTGCTCAGGTCTTGCTCCAGAGGATGGGGGACTCCAGCAAGTTCATTCAGAAAGCAGCCGACCAATCCCTGGATATCATGGTGAAGAGTGTGACTGCTGCACGAGCAATGACTGCTCTCATGGCTAGTGGAGTCCA GCACTGCAACGTCTTGGTGCGGAGGTGTGCGGCCAAACACCTACTGACTGCGGTGGAGCAAACTGGAGCTGAGAAGCTCCTGTCGGGTGCACGTGACAGGACTGAGCTGCTGGTGTGCACAGTGGTGAGGTTTGCTCAGGACTGTCACCCGGACACAAG GTCTTATGGTCGGAAGATGCTGACTGTATTGATGAGTCATAAAAATTTTGATACGTATTTGAAACAGTCCATCCCCTCACGTGACTTGATAGATGTTATGGCAAGACTTAAGCAGAAA ggCGGAGAAGACCATAAATGTGACCTTCCATCTGTGAAGGCCCCCAGGAAGTCTAGGAAGGGGACCACGCCGCCACTCGGCCTCAGCATGTGGTGA